Proteins encoded within one genomic window of Humulus lupulus chromosome 1, drHumLupu1.1, whole genome shotgun sequence:
- the LOC133803235 gene encoding prunin 1 Pru du 6.0101-like has translation MAPKPLLLSLSVCLLIFFHGCSARSRTAQYGDKNECQLNNLEAREPDHRVECERGMIESWNPNHEQFQCAGVALLRLTIKPNGLHLPSYTNGPQLIHVIRGRGVLGTMFPGCAETFEEAQVSVGGGRSSQRDRHQKTRRINEGDIIALPAGMAYWSYNDEDQPLVTVNLIHVINNDNQLDMSPRRFYIAGNPHQEFPESILTQQGRRFSEERQQRREEEKEQQGLPNNVFSGMSVNLIQEAFNVDSETARKIQNQNDFRGSIIRVEGKLDLVKPQRSRQEQEQEMRRQELQQTEREHARREGRDNGLEENLCTMRLRENIGDPARADVFSPQAGRLNTVNSYNLPILSYLQLSAERGFLYNNAMYSPHYNINAHTIIYAIRGRARCQVVDNNGRSVFEGELRQGQALTVPQNFALVKQAGNEGFEWVSFKTNDRAKVNQLAGRVSYMWAMPEDVIANSYQISREQARRLKYNRQEASLFATSHQGIRPAVTA, from the exons ATGGCGCCTAAGCCTCTTTtgctctctctctcggtttgctTGCTCATCTTCTTCCATGGCTGCTCAGCTCGCAGCCGCACGGCTCAATACGGGGACAAAAACGAGTGCCAACTCAACAACCTTGAAGCCCGGGAGCCAGATCACCGCGTCGAGTGCGAAAGAGGCATGATTGAGTCATGGAATCCCAACCACGAGCAGTTCCAGTGCGCTGGTGTAGCTCTACTCCGTCTCACCATTAAGCCTAATGGCCTTCATTTGCCTTCTTACACCAACGGCCCTCAACTCATCCACGTTATCCGag GAAGAGGTGTTCTAGGAACCATGTTCCCAGGCTGCGCCGAGACATTTGAAGAAGCGCAAGTATCAGTCGGAGGCGGCCGATCAAGCCAGAGAGATCGCCACCAGAAGACCCGCCGCATCAACGAAGGAGATATCATCGCATTGCCCGCTGGTATGGCTTACTGGAGTTACAACGACGAAGACCAACCCCTCGTCACTGTCAACCTCATTCACGTCATCAACAACGACAACCAGCTTGATATGAGTCCACGA AGATTCTACATTGCCGGTAACCCGCACCAGGAGTTCCCTGAGAGCATACTGACGCAGCAAGGACGACGATTCAGTGAGGAGAGACAGCAGCGCCGGGAGGAAGAGAAGGAGCAACAAGGCTTGCCCAACAACGTTTTCAGCGGAATGAGCGTCAACTTAATTCAAGAGGCCTTCAATGTGGATTCAGAGACCGCTAGAAAGATTCAGAACCAGAACGACTTCAGGGGTTCGATCATCAGAGTGGAGGGCAAACTCGACTTGGTCAAGCCACAAAGGTCTCGCCAGGAACAAGAGCAGGAGATGCGCCGCCAAGAGTTGCAACAGACCGAGAGGGAGCACGCTCGCCGCGAGGGACGTGATAATGGATTGGAAGAGAATCTCTGCACGATGAGACTTAGAGAGAACATCGGTGACCCCGCACGTGCCGACGTCTTCAGCCCTCAGGCCGGTCGCCTCAACACCGTCAACAGCTACAACCTCCCCATCCTTAGCTATCTCCAACTCAGCGCCGAGAGAGGCTTCCTCTACAAC AACGCAATGTACTCACCACACTACAACATAAACGCTCACACTATTATCTACGCCATAAGGGGACGCGCAAGGTGTCAGGTTGTGGATAACAACGGACGGTCAGTGTTCGAAGGTGAGCTCCGCCAGGGCCAGGCCTTGACTGTGCCCCAGAACTTCGCGTTGGTGAAACAGGCCGGAAACGAAGGATTCGAATGGGTGTCGTTCAAGACAAACGACAGAGCGAAAGTGAACCAATTGGCTGGAAGAGTGTCGTACATGTGGGCTATGCCTGAGGATGTGATCGCCAACTCATACCAGATCTCGAGAGAGCAAGCAAGGAGGCTCAAGTATAACAGACAAGAGGCCTCTCTTTTCGCCACCTCCCACCAGGGGATTAGGCCCGCCGTTACTGCTTAA